Proteins encoded in a region of the Teredinibacter purpureus genome:
- a CDS encoding beta-ketoacyl synthase, whose product MANFLPLIVGFGGFNAAGRSSGFQSYRRMILESLSGDLRQQTLSSLSHLMGQASYDEQAVINGTLVRQVGHDFFNVNNTPAGKRINLEASPRDPAKFVIAGKDLPYPLPEHWTADPLDDGGKRYQISIDSTQTLTLSCTSKMPVQAAGQLPTGFNPGAHYRSQHHPRGLQMSILAASDAVKSMGIDWKEATSKISPDAVAVYSSSVMSQLDSTGFGGMMQARQLASRVTSKQLAMGLNTMPADFVNAYVLGSVGATGGVTGACATFLYNLRAGVEDIRSGRRKIVLVGSSEAPIIPEVMDGYSAMSALATDADLLKLEGLHSTDTPNYRRASRPFGENCGFTLAESAQYVVLMADDLAVELGAQVYGAVPGVYVNADGHKKSISAPGAGNYVTMAKAVSLARTLLGEQAVRERSFVHAHGSSTPHNRVTESRIFDEVARAFGISNWPVAAVKSYLGHSLGPASGDQLIASLGTFAHGIVPGIKTIDSVASDVYADRLNLSNTDIELGVDSSQIAFLNSKGFGGNNATATVLSPSVLNGFLSKRYSAAELSAFRDRQQASEAQSKIYLGEADKAELNPIYAFGTDLIDESEIKLTPDSISLPGYAQPITLGDSEGYSF is encoded by the coding sequence ATGGCGAATTTTTTACCGTTAATTGTAGGTTTTGGTGGGTTTAACGCTGCCGGAAGAAGCTCGGGCTTTCAGTCTTATCGACGGATGATTTTAGAGAGCCTTAGCGGTGATTTACGTCAGCAAACCCTCAGCTCTTTATCTCACCTGATGGGGCAGGCATCGTATGACGAACAAGCCGTTATCAATGGTACGTTGGTTCGTCAGGTTGGCCATGATTTTTTCAATGTGAATAATACGCCTGCTGGCAAGCGCATTAATTTGGAGGCGAGCCCGCGTGACCCTGCTAAGTTCGTGATTGCCGGTAAGGATTTGCCTTACCCATTACCCGAGCATTGGACTGCAGATCCTTTGGATGACGGGGGTAAGCGTTATCAAATATCTATTGATAGTACTCAAACCCTAACGCTTAGTTGTACCTCAAAAATGCCGGTTCAAGCGGCTGGGCAATTGCCCACGGGTTTTAATCCCGGTGCTCACTATCGCTCGCAGCATCACCCTCGTGGCCTGCAAATGTCGATTTTAGCGGCAAGTGACGCGGTAAAATCTATGGGTATCGACTGGAAAGAGGCAACGTCTAAGATATCGCCCGATGCAGTTGCCGTATATAGCAGTAGCGTTATGAGCCAGCTCGATAGTACGGGATTTGGCGGTATGATGCAGGCCCGTCAATTAGCGTCGCGCGTTACGTCGAAACAGTTAGCTATGGGTTTGAATACAATGCCAGCTGACTTCGTCAATGCTTATGTTCTCGGTAGCGTTGGTGCAACAGGCGGCGTTACCGGCGCCTGTGCAACGTTTCTCTACAATTTACGCGCGGGTGTAGAGGATATTCGCAGTGGGCGCCGTAAAATTGTGCTCGTGGGGTCAAGTGAGGCGCCTATTATTCCTGAAGTTATGGATGGTTATTCGGCGATGAGCGCCTTGGCGACGGATGCTGATTTGTTAAAGCTTGAGGGTTTACACAGTACCGATACGCCGAATTATCGTCGCGCCAGCCGGCCCTTTGGCGAAAACTGCGGTTTTACGTTGGCAGAATCTGCCCAGTATGTTGTGTTAATGGCGGATGATTTGGCGGTGGAGTTGGGGGCTCAGGTATACGGTGCTGTGCCCGGTGTTTATGTGAATGCTGACGGCCATAAGAAGTCGATTTCGGCACCAGGTGCGGGTAATTATGTGACCATGGCCAAAGCGGTGTCTTTGGCGCGAACACTTCTTGGGGAGCAGGCAGTGCGTGAGCGTAGTTTCGTTCACGCTCATGGCTCCAGTACACCGCATAATCGAGTGACTGAATCGAGAATATTCGACGAGGTTGCAAGAGCCTTCGGAATTTCAAATTGGCCGGTGGCAGCGGTTAAATCTTATTTAGGGCATTCGCTTGGGCCTGCCAGTGGCGACCAACTTATTGCAAGTTTAGGGACTTTTGCTCATGGCATCGTGCCCGGTATTAAGACGATAGATAGCGTCGCTAGTGATGTATACGCCGACCGATTAAACCTTTCGAATACGGATATAGAACTGGGCGTTGATTCAAGTCAGATAGCCTTTTTAAACTCCAAAGGCTTTGGCGGTAACAACGCAACTGCCACGGTGTTGTCTCCAAGTGTTTTAAATGGTTTTTTAAGTAAACGTTATTCGGCGGCCGAGTTGAGTGCTTTTCGTGATAGGCAACAAGCGAGCGAAGCGCAATCCAAAATTTATCTTGGTGAGGCAGACAAGGCAGAGTTAAATCCTATTTATGCCTTTGGTACAGATCTTATCGACGAGTCGGAAATAAAGCTTACACCAGACTCAATTAGCTTGCCGGGATACGCTCAGCCGATTACATTGGGAGATAGTGAAGGCTACTCTTTTTAA
- a CDS encoding Hsp20 family protein codes for MRNFDFSPLYRSSIGFDRMASLLDNLSSSDQSQPTYPPYNIELTGEDQYRISMAVAGFDEAQLSIETKQNSLIVTGNNQASKEESRQFLHQGIAARNFERRFQLADYVTVTGASLVNGLLHVDLVREVPDALKPRTIAIATAGSTSNSNVHPSGSVNIAAAKNNAA; via the coding sequence ATGCGTAATTTTGATTTTTCTCCACTTTACCGTTCTTCAATCGGGTTTGACCGTATGGCAAGCTTGCTTGATAATCTCTCCAGTTCTGATCAGAGCCAGCCTACTTATCCACCTTATAATATAGAGCTTACAGGTGAAGACCAATACCGTATTTCGATGGCGGTAGCAGGGTTTGATGAGGCTCAATTAAGCATCGAAACCAAACAAAATAGTTTGATTGTTACGGGAAATAATCAAGCGTCTAAAGAAGAGAGTCGCCAGTTTTTACATCAAGGTATTGCCGCTAGAAATTTCGAGCGCCGTTTTCAGTTGGCGGATTACGTTACCGTAACGGGGGCATCTTTAGTGAATGGTTTATTGCATGTTGACTTAGTGCGAGAGGTTCCTGATGCATTGAAGCCGCGCACTATAGCGATAGCAACTGCTGGAAGCACGAGCAACAGCAATGTTCATCCGTCTGGTTCTGTCAATATAGCGGCTGCAAAAAATAACGCTGCATAA
- a CDS encoding TIGR01777 family oxidoreductase, protein MASIVVFINGGTGFIGRALCSALLKLSCQQLPSGLESKNTSLVDDDAHDYQLFVQTRMPSHHRHRSITFVSSYLELPEGVVPDVIVNLAGAPIAEKRWNTAQKKILMDSRVRLTESLLRSVKARGHVPKVLINASAVGYYGVRDNEILCENSAKGEGFAADLCGEWETAAQKFIALGSRVCIFRIGVVLGPGGGALSKLLPIFRLALGGPIAGGQQWLSWIHICDLVRMLVTSIHDPEYRGVVNATAPNPVRQAEFAKKLGAILCRPAFFPTPGFLLKIIYGQMAEELLIGGQHVVPGNAQTLGFDFLHRNIGTALEDVTQL, encoded by the coding sequence ATGGCGTCGATAGTGGTGTTTATCAATGGCGGTACAGGTTTTATCGGCCGGGCACTATGTTCCGCCTTGCTAAAATTATCATGCCAACAGCTTCCTTCTGGTTTAGAAAGTAAAAACACCTCTCTCGTAGATGATGACGCCCATGACTATCAGTTGTTTGTTCAAACGCGCATGCCAAGCCATCATCGGCACCGTTCCATTACTTTTGTATCCTCTTATCTAGAATTGCCCGAAGGTGTGGTTCCGGATGTCATCGTGAATTTGGCGGGCGCGCCAATTGCTGAAAAACGCTGGAATACAGCGCAAAAGAAGATTTTAATGGATAGCCGAGTACGTTTAACCGAAAGTTTGTTACGTTCGGTTAAAGCGCGAGGTCATGTGCCTAAAGTTTTAATTAATGCATCCGCTGTGGGTTACTACGGTGTGCGTGATAATGAAATTCTTTGTGAAAATAGCGCGAAGGGTGAGGGTTTTGCTGCAGATCTATGCGGTGAGTGGGAGACGGCCGCGCAGAAGTTTATAGCGCTAGGTTCTCGGGTATGTATTTTTCGTATTGGTGTAGTATTAGGCCCAGGAGGAGGGGCGTTAAGTAAGTTATTGCCTATTTTTCGCTTAGCTTTAGGTGGGCCTATTGCCGGAGGGCAGCAATGGTTGTCATGGATACATATTTGCGATCTAGTGCGCATGTTGGTCACCTCTATACACGACCCAGAGTATAGAGGTGTTGTGAATGCTACGGCGCCAAACCCTGTTAGACAAGCCGAATTCGCGAAAAAATTGGGGGCAATACTGTGCCGTCCAGCTTTTTTTCCAACCCCAGGGTTTTTGTTGAAAATTATCTACGGTCAAATGGCTGAGGAGCTGTTAATTGGTGGGCAGCATGTAGTTCCCGGTAATGCGCAAACATTAGGGTTTGATTTTCTGCATAGAAATATTGGCACGGCTCTAGAAGACGTTACGCAATTATAA
- a CDS encoding GlxA family transcriptional regulator has translation MLNISFLLCDNMLATSATLPMELLHAAVTLATANIDSELEAQPLKITLVSTSGHPIKTRTGLKLSPDCAIANAPTADIVYLPALWRNPEPILKANLEVIPWLQEHYRNGSLLAGVGTGCWFLAEAGLLDNKPATTHWFYFDRFQKRFPNIQLKRHHFITQAGNLYCTGSVNSLADLTVQFIQRYFSHRIASHVERHFFHEIRASARAAQAFDEADNAHPDEAIVQTQTWLQSNYNQEVQMGELAEQFGMSTRTFNRRFKTATGSTPLAYLKNIRLRIATDLLKSSNLSVGEIVFRVGYQDGAHFTQLFKQKHGVTPSVYRTTVRAKLFTPHE, from the coding sequence ATGCTCAACATCTCTTTCTTACTGTGCGACAACATGTTGGCAACCAGCGCCACACTGCCCATGGAGCTACTCCACGCTGCCGTTACGCTAGCTACCGCGAATATCGATTCAGAACTGGAGGCTCAACCCCTTAAGATCACTTTAGTATCCACTTCAGGACACCCCATAAAAACACGCACAGGCCTCAAGCTCTCGCCAGATTGCGCAATTGCCAATGCCCCAACGGCCGATATCGTCTACCTTCCCGCTCTGTGGCGTAATCCAGAGCCTATCCTAAAAGCTAACCTTGAGGTTATTCCCTGGCTCCAGGAGCATTATCGCAATGGCAGCCTGCTTGCCGGTGTAGGCACCGGCTGTTGGTTCTTAGCGGAAGCTGGTTTATTGGACAATAAACCAGCTACAACTCACTGGTTCTATTTCGACCGATTTCAAAAACGATTTCCCAATATTCAACTAAAACGTCATCACTTTATTACTCAAGCAGGAAATCTTTATTGCACGGGCAGCGTCAACTCGTTAGCCGACCTCACCGTTCAATTTATCCAACGTTATTTTAGCCATCGCATAGCGAGCCATGTAGAGCGTCATTTCTTCCACGAAATACGGGCCTCCGCACGGGCCGCCCAAGCCTTTGACGAAGCCGATAACGCACACCCCGACGAAGCCATTGTGCAAACCCAAACGTGGTTGCAGTCTAATTACAATCAAGAGGTGCAAATGGGAGAGCTTGCGGAACAATTTGGTATGAGTACGCGAACATTCAATAGGCGGTTTAAAACAGCCACAGGCAGCACACCCCTTGCCTATTTAAAAAACATTCGCTTACGTATTGCAACAGATTTACTGAAGAGCAGTAATCTATCGGTAGGAGAGATTGTATTTCGAGTGGGCTATCAGGATGGAGCGCATTTCACGCAACTATTCAAACAGAAACACGGCGTGACCCCGAGCGTGTACCGCACAACCGTACGCGCCAAACTATTCACGCCTCACGAATAG
- a CDS encoding helix-turn-helix domain-containing protein: protein MDDDLEDKRRVGEGIVRYSTALPLSGNLGERLQAVRKQQGLSQRELARRADVTNSTLSMIEQGKVSPSVSSLEKILSAIPLTMQEFFSDNLELMPPIYREGDFVKVQKDGAESCIMPLTEAGRDGVYISRQTYSPGANIASEWMMRKGFVGGIVVNGILTLRLDGHEYHLDVGEGFHFSLHRSHSLANHGQKECTVISVSFSDRRT, encoded by the coding sequence ATGGATGATGATCTAGAGGATAAACGACGCGTAGGAGAGGGCATTGTTCGGTATTCGACAGCGTTGCCACTGTCTGGGAATTTAGGCGAGCGATTGCAAGCGGTCAGAAAACAGCAAGGGCTTTCTCAGCGGGAACTGGCTCGCCGTGCAGACGTTACAAATAGTACGCTGTCTATGATCGAACAAGGCAAGGTTAGCCCCTCTGTGAGCTCGCTGGAAAAAATATTGTCTGCAATACCGTTAACAATGCAAGAGTTCTTTTCCGATAACCTTGAGCTTATGCCCCCTATTTATCGAGAGGGCGATTTCGTTAAAGTGCAAAAGGATGGCGCAGAAAGTTGCATTATGCCGCTTACTGAAGCGGGTAGAGACGGCGTTTACATTTCGCGCCAAACTTATTCTCCTGGCGCAAATATCGCCTCTGAATGGATGATGCGTAAAGGGTTTGTTGGCGGCATAGTGGTAAACGGAATACTGACTTTACGGCTAGATGGCCACGAGTATCATTTGGATGTAGGAGAAGGGTTCCATTTTTCACTACACCGTTCCCACAGTTTGGCGAATCATGGCCAAAAAGAATGCACCGTAATTTCAGTGTCATTTAGTGATAGGCGCACCTAG